Within Actinoplanes sp. L3-i22, the genomic segment GGACGCCGCCGGTCGCCGAGGCGGAGTGGGCCTGATCCGCTAGGGCATGTCGTCGAGGCTGGTCAGGACCTCGATCACGCTGGCGATGTGCGCCCGCATCGCCAGCTCGGCGGCCTTCGGATCCCGCGCCCGGATCGCCGCGACGATCGCCTCGTGCTGCGGCAGGGACTGCTGCGGGCGGCCCGGCACCAGCGCCAGCATGATCTGGTGGCGCGCCTGCTGGGCCTTCAGCGTGTCGATCAACCGGTCCGCGGTGCCGTGCGCGGCGATCGTCCGGACCAGCGCGTGCAGCCGCTGGTTGAGGTCGCTGTAGCGGCGGTGCTCGCCGGTCTCCACCGCGCGCCGCATCAGCAGGGCGATCTCGTCCAGCTCGGCGGCCTGCTCGGCGGTGACCCGCTCAGCGGCGTGCGC encodes:
- a CDS encoding GntR family transcriptional regulator, with the translated sequence MTSARDALREAILTGAYLPGERLVEAQLIERLGASRFTVRLALQDMAAEGLVEIQRNRGAVVRKISLAETIEITQVRMVLEGLVAAHAAERVTAEQAAELDEIALLMRRAVETGEHRRYSDLNQRLHALVRTIAAHGTADRLIDTLKAQQARHQIMLALVPGRPQQSLPQHEAIVAAIRARDPKAAELAMRAHIASVIEVLTSLDDMP